Below is a genomic region from Triticum dicoccoides isolate Atlit2015 ecotype Zavitan chromosome 5A, WEW_v2.0, whole genome shotgun sequence.
NNNNNNNNNNNNNNNNNNNNNNNNNNNNNNNNNNNNNNNNNNNNNNNNNNNNNNNNNNNNNNNNNNNNNNNNNNNNNNNNNNNNNNNNNNNNNNNNNNNNNNNNNNNNNNNNNNNNNNNNNNNNNNNNNNNNNNNNNNNNNNNNNNNNNNNNNNNNNNNNNNNNNNNNNNNNNNNNNNNNNNNNNNNNNNNNNNNNNNNNNNNNNNNNNNNNNNNNNNNNNNNNNNNNNNNNNNNNNNNNNNNNNNNNNNNNNNNNNNNNNNNNNNNNNNNNNNNNNNNNNNNNNNNNNNNNNNNNNNNNNNNNNNNNNNNNNNNNNNNNNNNNNNNNNNNNNNNNNNNNNNNNNNNNNNNNNNNNNNNNNNNNNNNNNNNNNNNNNNNNNNNNNNNNNNNNNNNNNNNNNNNNNNNNNNNNNNNNNNNNNNNNNNNNNNNNNNNNNNNNNNNNNNNNNNNNNNNNNNNNNNNNNNNNNNNNNNNNNNNNNNNNNNNNNNNNNNNNNNNNNNNNNNNNNNNNNNNNNNNNNNNNNNGCGGGCCAggcgggctcggcggcggcgggtgtggctGGTGCCACGTGTCGCGACGCgggtggctgcggggcggcggcggacgtgtccggctaggctccggacatgtccgtcggcgcggatctattttttttagactagggtttcggagagggggagatccgaaaatggaggggggctatttataggcataagtggagctaggagagtccaaatgaggtgcggttttcggctacgcgatcgtgatcgaatgctctagatgatggagcagagtttggtgggttttgggccaaattgaaggggtgttgggctgcaacacacacgaggccttttcggtcccttggttaaccgttggagtatcaaacgaagtccaaatgatacggaacttgacaggcggtctaccggtagtaaaccaaggccgcttggcaagtctcggtccaattcggaaatgtttaatccccacacacgaaagaaggctagaaatgaccaccggaggagaacgaagcgccggaatgcaaaacggacaacggggaaaatgctcgaatgcatgagatgaacacgtatgcaaatgcaatgcacatgatgacatgatatgagatgcatgacaaagacaacaacacacggagacaaaacccgaacccaagaaaataaatataacttaatgccggagacggcaagagttggagtacaaattgggaaagttatatccggggtgttacaacactccaccactatgaaaagatctcgtcccgaggactgaaagaactccgggtactcagaacggaggtgatcctcgcgttcccaggtagcttcacggtcggaatggtgtgaccacttgactttgagaaatttgattgacttgttgcgagtattgcgttcagtctctttaagaatagcaactgggtgctcacgataagagagatcttcttggagctcaatgtcctcgaagttgacgatgcggtccggagtcttgaagcactttcgaagctgagagacatggaactcgtcatgaacatttgcaaagtttgaaggaagctcgagttgataggcgaggtcgcctctcttgttgacaatcttgaaaggtcccacgtatctaggggcaagcttccctttgataccgaagcgacgagtacctttcataggagagacatggaggtaaacatgatctccgatctcgaaagccaaatcacggtgcttactatcatagtagctcttctggcgggattgggctgctttgaggttatcacgaatgactttgcacatttcttctgcttctgtgattaagtcattacccagcagctgacgttcaccggtttcagaccagttgagaggggtacgacacttcctgccatacagaatttcaaatggggccttgcccgaacttgcttgaaaactgttgttataggagaattcagcataaggaagacaatcctcccacttcatgccgaaggagatcacacaagccctgagcatatctttgaGAATCAGgttgacacactcgacttgaccgcttgtttgaggatggaaagttgtgctgaagcggatgttagtgcccatggccttctgaaaagaatcccaaaacttggaggtaaagatgctgccacggtctgaagagatcacttgaggaataccgtgcagagagacaattcgagatgtgtagagttccgccaattgagctgcagtgatcgactctttgataggcagaaagtgagccactttggtgagtttgtcgatgacaacaaatatagcatcattgccacgcttggactttggaaacccagtcacgaagtccatttcaatgtggtcaaacttccattctggaatggccagaggttggaggagacctgttggcctttggtgttctgccttcactcttctgcagacatcacattcattcacgaattgagtgatctcgcgcttcattcgagtccaccaataagcttgcttaaggtcctgatacatcttcgtactcccagggtggatggagaggagagaattgtgagcctcgttcatgatcactttacggaggtcacctttgggaacaacaatacgatcctcgaagaagagagtgtccttgtcatcaaggcggtagcacttgtacttggactgactcttggcaatcccaatcttcacctttttcaccatagcatcaagaagctgggcttggcaaatctggtcttctaaggtaggagagacttgaaggttggcgaggaaaccttgaggaacaacttgcagattaagtttgcggaaagcttcacaaagctcgggttgataaggcttgagaatcagactgttgcagtaggcctttctgctcaaagcgtcagcaatcacattggccttgcctggagtgtactcaatactcggattatactcttgaatcatttcgacccatcgagtttgccttaggttgagattaggctgagtgaagatgtacttgagactcttgtgatcagtgaaaatgtccacttttcttcccaatagaagatgtctccaagtcaaaagagcatgcacaactgccgccaactcgagatcatgagtggggtagttcttctcattaggcttcaactggcgagatgtataagcaacaactttcttctcttgcatcaaaactgcgccaagaccttgaagagaggcatcacaaaagacctcgtacggcttggattcatcaggcggagtcagaactggagcagtgatcaatttctctttcaaagtgttgaaagcaatatcacactctggagaccaaacgtacttgacgtgcttctgaagaagattagagagaggcttcgctatcttagaaaagttttcaacgaatcttcggcaatagcttgcgagaccgagaaaactgcggagttgtttcacgttttgaggaggttcccaattcacaattgcagacaccttctcaggattcacagcaatgcccttggcagagatgatatggccaagataaagaacctcatcgagccaaaattcacacttggagaacttggcgtagaactgatgttctctgagcttatcgagaaccaaacgcaagtgcttggcatgatcttccttgttcttggagaaaaccaggatgtcgtcgagatagaccaaaacgaagtcgttggtgtaggcgttgaagatgaagttcatcatgcgagagaacgtcggaggagcgttggcgaggccaaaagacatgacagtgtattcatatgaaccaaagcttgttctgaatgctgtcttgggaatatcttcttcacgaatgcgaatctggtgataacccatacagagatcaagcttggagaatgcttggacacctttgagttgttcgaacagctcattgttgttgggaagtgggtatttgttcttgatggtcttcttgttcactggacggtaatcaacacaaagtcggtccgttccatccttcttcttcacaaaaagaacaccacaaccccacggagaagaactaggccggataagacccattctttcttgctcatcgagttgcttcttcagctccttcaactcttcgggtccgagcttgtaaggacgtttgcacacaggttccgtgccaggctcaagttcaataacgaattcaacaggccggtgcggaggcattcctgggagctcttctagaaagacgtcttgatattcgcaaatgactggaatttgcgagatggcatccaattcacccttctcattgagagaaaacagacggatagaatTATCCCGAGCGGCTAAGACAATtatatcctcagacgaatgagtcaattgaatctgcctggctgcacaatcaagctgagccttgtgcttagaaagccaatccatcccgagaataagatcaatatccgagttaccaagaaccattggagaagccagaaacttgaaatcacccatcaagatagaaatatccggaacctcgtgattagcaagcaaacatttacccggagagatGACTGCgaacggtttatgcataacttgggaagtcaactcatgcttagatgcaaaaggtttcgagatgaagcagtgcgatgcaccagtgtcaaaaagaacttttgcaggtttatcattaataggaaggttacccatgatcacatctgacgagtcctctgcctgagctgcattcatcaaattgaccttggcatgcttggggttatgcttgaccacagctgtacttgacgatctgacaggaggaggaggaggaagacgcctctggttgagacacttgttggcatagtgacccttttgttggcacttgttgcatgtgacctctgaaagcggacggtgatacggagcactcgaccttggagcttgagacgaagtcttgttctgaaagccagggttgggtgggtgggaagaaccactgccacctttgctcttctgctgaaacggctaacggaacggaggaggaggaagccaaaacttctgttgcttggccacttgagtagaggaagaaggagtaacatctctgactcgcttcctggaagcatcacacctcactgagcagcctcttgctttagtgccatgttgtagaactcatcgtatctcaagggctcaaagagaacaagagcgagctgaatatcttctctgagaccacccctgaactgatatatcatgctcttctcatcaggcacgtcctgcttggcaaagcgggcaagcttctggaacaacttgttgtagtcatagacagacaaagagccttgcatcagattgtggaattcctcatgcttgctttcaaccacgctctgcggaatatgatgagctcggaaatctcgacggaaatcatcccaagtgataacacgtccacctctggagtccttgtactgatggaaccattctgcagcttgatctttgagttggaaggaagcgaacttgacaaagtcctcaggcctgacgttactgcactcgaaatgcttacacagatccacaagccaatcgtcagcatcggttgcctcaacacaattgctgaaagtctttggcccgttagcaaggaactggttgagtgtagcaaagtgactctgattgctgccttgattcccttgactgccttgattgcgctcttgaagaatttgcatgatcagctgagtgtttgcattggttgcggccatcacagcttgccatgcctctggaggaggtggaggcggtggtggatcttgattctggttctgactggtgctcttagcgggagccatcctgaagaggttgaccaccattagcacatgatagataaatattgaagctgaccaGTAATCTCTTTCATTGCCTGTGCAGTAAACTGTCGGGAGGTTGAGTTGTGGGATTGCCTGTGCAGTAAAGCTGTTTTATCTCAAAACGCTGTATTGGCTCCATTTGTTGGGTTCTTCTGAATGTTGATCAAGTAGTTAAAATATAACATTTCTTTCATTGTTTTTTGGTTCATTCTGCCAGTGTGACCATCGATATGCATATCTAATATATTACAGTTTTTAGCGGACAGTCAGATTTCTAATCTTTAACTCACGTGTTCACTGTTTGCTACATAATATTGGAACCGTTTGTATGAAATGCTCGTCTGTTTATTTCAGGAGGCTTCAAATAGGAAAATAGAGTTGGCTTTCTGCCCACCAAAAGTAACAGTGTCTAACCCATTTCTGGAGTACATCAGATATGTTATATTCCCTTGGTTTGGAAACTTGGAGGTAGCTGACAAGAAAGGGAATGGCAGTAGCAAGTAATATTCTTTCCCTTATGTACCAAATGTATTCCTTTCTGTTTCTTGTGAATGGCTGGTTTTTAATTCAGCAGTAggatgcacaaaattatatatatctcaTCCATAACTTCGTAATCTGCGTGCACTCGTTAATCACATCAGCGCCAAAGAAATGTGTGCCCACAAATGTAATATTCTACAAAATGAATAAGTTGATAATATTATGCTCCAGTATTTGTGATAATTGTCGTCTTATGCAGGACATATGCAAGCATGGAAGATTTTGTTGTTGACTATGGAAGTGGCAATCTTGATTCTGCTGATGTTAAGCTGGCTTTTGAAAAAGGAGTAAACAGCATATTAAAGGTAACATTTGCATTCTTAATTGTTTGTATCCAAATCGTACCCAAAGTCATGTTGAATTGTTGATTACCTCTGCCAGTACAACTGTTCAGATTCTCTTGAAAAGGGAAGTTAGTATAGTTACTAACAAGGTGAGTCTAAACCACATGTCAACCAGACAACCTGTGGCGAGTACAAATTTCAGGCTACTACCTTTTTTAGATATAGTCAGACAACTTTGGCAAAAAAAAAGAGATAGTCAGACAACCAAATAGCCATGTGTTTATGGCATGTTAGTGTTCTAGTTTATATCAGCATGAGGATTAATGATAAATAAATGGGCAAGGTAACAAGCAAAACTGAGGGCTGATTTGATGGATCTTGCCGATATTAAGACCTGTTTTTGATCAAATATTCACTCGACAATTACATCTTTCATGTTTCAATAATATTAAAGTTCAATATATAATCCTCATTTTCTCGGAAGTAAAATATAGTGACATTGTAGAGCTATAAACTTTCGAGCAGGAGAAATTTACGTTCTGTAACGTAGGCCCAATCATTTTAATGCTGATGAATTGTGGCACATTTTCCTTTGCAACTCTTATCTTTTGTGGGGTGGCAAGCAGGAGATGTCAAAATAGGACCCCTGTAGCTCTTTCAAAACCGAATTAACTGATGAACTTTTTCCTTAGCCTGTAAAGTTGGGCCGAATTGTTAGTGTTCACTCAAAATTATTTCTGTTTTTCCTGACTTATTTCAAAGCAATATTCTACCCTGACAATTTGTATGCACCTTTTGTCCTTCAAGCCTGTTCAGGACCACTTCATTAGCAACAGTGAAGCCCAAAATCTATATTTCTCCTGTAAGGTACAATTATTGCTTACTGTTTGTATTTGTTTTGGTACAACACCTGAAAATGACATGTTTGAAGTTGGTAGAACTCCTGAAAATGACTTTAAATGTTTGAAATTGAGTGTGATGTTAATGTACTATCTTAACAGTTAACACCAAAAAAAACTATGTGTAGCATCACGTATTGGATTAAtctggtactccctctgtaaactaatataggaCGTTTTAGGTCACTAATAGTGACCTAAAACGTCTtacattagtttacagagggagtaccattTTGACTCGAGGCTTGCAATTCCAACAGCACAATAGTCATGTTAGCCCAAATTGCATGATCATCTGACGATGATATATTGGTTACCTATGTGTAAATGTAATGAGTATCTT
It encodes:
- the LOC119297322 gene encoding tyrosine--tRNA ligase 2, cytoplasmic-like, yielding MEDFVVDYGSGNLDSADVKLAFEKGVNSILKPVQDHFISNSEAQNLYFSCKLQDQITADTRKIILQNEEIVWGRSELPL